DNA from Christensenella timonensis:
GATCGTCCCGTCCATATCCAGCACAAAACATTCGATCTCCTGCAGGTCAACCGCTCCCGCGTTCACTTTTCCCCTTTTTTCTGCTCCCACCGCATCAGCCCCCATAAACTGCATCATAAATCTGTTTCAAATGGCCATCGTCCAAAGAAATCTCGTCCAGGATCGTGTAACGGTTCTTCCTTGTCGTAGGCGCGAGCCGCATCACTTCTACATAATCCTCATAAGTAAGCCCCAGGTCTTCAAAGCTTGCCGGAATCCCGAACCGCTTCAAAAAGCTGCGGATCAATTCGTAGTCGCCGCCGTGCAAATATTCCACCAATACGCTGGCCATTGCCGCCTGCAGCCCGTGGAAAGTACCTTTCCCGAGCGCGTCTATCCCGTGGCTGATCAGGTGCTCCGCCCCGCTCGAGGGGCGCGTATCGCCCGTGATGTTCATGGCGAGGCCCGACAATACGATGGATTCCGCTAGCTGCGTCAAAAACGCGGTGTCCTCTAGGCTCGGCTGCGTATACTGCAAGATCGCACGTACTGCCGTACCCGAAATGATGTAAGCAAAGTCATCCATTTTCGCTTTTCCGGCGCGTACCGCCAGCTCCCAGTCTTTCAGCGCCGTGATATTGGAGATCAGGTCGCCAAGGCCCGCAACGACCATCTGGCGCGGCGCATTGCGGATGATATCCATATCCATGATGATATACGCAGGGATTTCCGCCATCAGCGTCCGTACTTCGCCGTGGTCGCATTTCAATACCGCCATCGGGGAAGCCACGCCGTCGTGCGACATGGATGTCGGAATACTGATAAACGGCCGCTTTGACATGGTGGACGCATACTTGCCTACGTCCAGCACCTTGCCGCCGCCCATCGCGATGACCGCGTCAAAATCGCGGTTTACGATATAATATGCCATCAGCAGCGCTTCGCGCAGGCTGCCTGCATGGACAAATTCCCGTTTGATGTCCTTTAAATAGGAGGACAGGTTTTCATATACCTCGTTTCCGTATAACTCGTCCACTGTCTTATCGACAATGAGCATCACCCTGTCTGTCGGTTTTAAAAATTCCTTGAGCTTCGGATACAGGATCCCGCTCCCTATCTTTACGCCTTCCGGCACCGCAAAAGTATTGATATCCCTCACGCCCCTCTAATCATGATTGTGTAAATACAACGAAAAGGCCTTACCAGCAAGACCTTTTCCAGTATACCTTATTTATAGCAAAATTTCAAAACCGCCTACAGGTTTTCCGACATGATCAAAAATTCTTCGTACATGTCTTTTTTAAACACCAGCTCTTTTGCCAGTGCCTCGTCGATATCCTCGTCGATCGTCTTGTTGTCGTGGATACCCACCACCCGGTTGCCGATCCCCTTGGAAAGGAGCTGGACTGCGCGCACGCCCATTTGCGTCGCACGGATACGGTCCGCCGCACTCGGCGTGCCGCCGCGCTGCGTATATCCGAGTACGATCGCCTTGGCGTCGAGGTTCGCTTTTGCACGCATATAGTTTGCAACCGCCTCGCCCTTGCCCGCGCCTTCCGCAATCAGCACGATGCTCGTCATCTTGCCTTTGATACGGTCGCTCATGATCTTCTCGCAGATATGGTCGATATCAAATTCCACTTCCGGAATGATGATATGCTCCGCGCCGCCCGCAATGCCCGCGTAAAGCGCGATATCGCCGCATTTGTTGCCCATGACCTCGATCACGCCCACGCGTTCGTGGGAATTCATCGTGTCGCGGATCTTGGACATCTCGCTCGTTACGCCGTTGACCGCCGTATCGAACCCGATCGTGAAGTCCGTATACGCAAGGTCGTTGTCGATCGTCCCCGGGATACCGATCGTCGGCACACCCAGGTGCGAAAGCACCTTTGCTCCCTGGAACGAACCGTCGCCGCCGATCACGACCACGCCCGAGATATCGAATGCCTTGATGACCTTCAGGGCCTTTTGCTGGCCCTCCGGCGTTTTGAACTCTTCGCAGCGCGCCGTCTTTAAGATCGTG
Protein-coding regions in this window:
- a CDS encoding iron-containing alcohol dehydrogenase family protein; translation: MRDINTFAVPEGVKIGSGILYPKLKEFLKPTDRVMLIVDKTVDELYGNEVYENLSSYLKDIKREFVHAGSLREALLMAYYIVNRDFDAVIAMGGGKVLDVGKYASTMSKRPFISIPTSMSHDGVASPMAVLKCDHGEVRTLMAEIPAYIIMDMDIIRNAPRQMVVAGLGDLISNITALKDWELAVRAGKAKMDDFAYIISGTAVRAILQYTQPSLEDTAFLTQLAESIVLSGLAMNITGDTRPSSGAEHLISHGIDALGKGTFHGLQAAMASVLVEYLHGGDYELIRSFLKRFGIPASFEDLGLTYEDYVEVMRLAPTTRKNRYTILDEISLDDGHLKQIYDAVYGG
- the pfkA gene encoding 6-phosphofructokinase, with translation MKKRIGILTSGGDTPGMNAGIRSVVMAADAAGFSVMGIKKGYAGMIEGRVERIKTEDVDGIVEEGGTILKTARCEEFKTPEGQQKALKVIKAFDISGVVVIGGDGSFQGAKVLSHLGVPTIGIPGTIDNDLAYTDFTIGFDTAVNGVTSEMSKIRDTMNSHERVGVIEVMGNKCGDIALYAGIAGGAEHIIIPEVEFDIDHICEKIMSDRIKGKMTSIVLIAEGAGKGEAVANYMRAKANLDAKAIVLGYTQRGGTPSAADRIRATQMGVRAVQLLSKGIGNRVVGIHDNKTIDEDIDEALAKELVFKKDMYEEFLIMSENL